ctctaaacagATCATCTTTCCAGAGAATCATCTTTTGCAGAGGCTGTTTACTCCTTCCCTTGCCCAGAGATATGAAGAATTTTACCAGGATCGCGGTGTGAAGTTCATGAaggttctttccttctttctcggCTGCCCAAATTGGTGGATCTTGAGTGGCTGTTTCTTCAAGCACACATCTTATAGATCATCACCTTTTTTTGGCATGTCACTTAGATTGTATGCTCTTGCATCTCTAGTCACAAGCATTCTTTAACTTGTTGAGCATGACCAGGGTGCCTCTGTTAAACACTTAGAAGCTGGTTCTGATGGACGTGTATGCTCTGTTAAACTTGAAGATGGATCAACGATTGAAGCAGACACGGTGCAGTTTTGAAACATGCTGGACCTTACTTCCCTCGATAAAAACCTTTCTTTTGGGTTATCGATTCTACCTTCAAATTTATAGCTAGAAAcctcaaaaaaatttgtttctcctcttctttttctgggcAGATAGTTGTTGGGATTGGAGCTAAACCTGCTGTTGGTCCATTTGAGAGGGTTGGTTTAAATGCATTGGCTGGAGGAATACAGGTAAGGGAAATGTCCAGCGAATCTGCATAATAATAAATATTGTCCTTGTTGCTGGCAATCTCTGCACCTTTAGCTTAACATTGCCAAGGTGCATGATCTAGTGATGTTGTATTAAATTTGACTTTGTCAGGTCGACGGTCAGTTCAGAACAAAGATCCCTGGAATCTTTGCAATTGGAGATGTAGCAGCGTTTCCATTGAAGGTATGCTTTTGTTAGCtggccattttctttttctaagctGACTATTACTGTTGTTCATGTTGGCAGATGTATGACCGCATCGCACGAGTTGAACATGTTGATCATGCTCGAAGATCTGCACAACATTGTGCAAAATCCATATTGAGTTCTCAGACCCATATGTATGTTTGATTCTGTGTTATTATACTGAGCACATATGTGCTAGATGTAGCATTCCCATTCAATGACACTCCCACTGGCGTACATGCAGATATGACTATCTGCCCTATTTTTACTCGAGGGTGTTTGAATATGAAGGGAGCCCCAGAAAACTTTGGTGGCAGTTTTTCGGAGACAATGGTATAATATGCTATTGATGCAGCATACTTTTATGTAtcatgatagttttttttttggttgaccCTATGGCGTTATTCTTTCTGCAGTTGGGGAGGCCATTGAAGTCGGAAGCTTTGATCCGAAGATTGCAACATTCTGGGTAGACTCTGGTAAAGTGGTCCAACTGTACATGTTGCTTTTGCTTTAGCGGCATCCACAAAGTATGAATTTCGCTCTTGTTTTATTGCAGGTAAATTGAAAGGAGTTCTTCTAGAAAGTGGGAATCCAGAGGTAGGTTATATTCTTGTACTGACTAACTAAATCGGCTGAATCAGGCTTTAGGTACAAAACTTGACTTGTCTTTTGCATGCGAGCAATCAATGGATTCATATGAAAGCACAGTATTCTATTGAAGCATGGTGATTTAGGAAATTGTAGCATGCATCAAATATCCAAATGATTGCTTAAAATTGAGTCCATCAGTTTTCTAATGCATGACTTGGCACATGATCTTATCCTCAGTATGGAAGCCTTTAGAAACTTTCCTTTTGGCTTGAAAAGAGGTGCTTGATCTGGGAAACGAGAGGAACTTGCTTGTTAATGATCTTGATATTCGAACAAGTATTTGAAAGACTGCATTACATACTACATTCAGATTCCTTATGTATTTTCAATGTCTAAATTAGCTGGAAAAAACTTCTGGATTTACCCTATGTATTTTCATCGCATTCTTCAAGAAGCATAAACTTTTGTGCCGATCCTtttgtccaattgaaaggtCTGAAGGTGGACTGAATGAACGTTGATACTCGGAAAAGAGGACTTAAGAGAAATGATGTGAAAGAAATACATCCCCCCATTATCTCTTGTACGATTGCTAACTCATGGAGCTATCTCCTCATGCTGCGTTGTTCAGGAATTTCAGCTTCTCCCTAAGCTAGCGAGGAGCCAGCCTACCGTCAACATAACCAAACTCCGGAATGCATCTTCAGTAGAGGAAGCTCTAGAAATCGTTCAGAAGTCTCTTATGGCCGAAGCTGCGGAGTGATCGCGGACGTTGCCATAATTCAATTCATTCTTTGCCGTTCACTGGAATAACAGCGAAAAATGATGGCTCCCTTCTCATGTCCAAATGAAACCGGCgaataaaatttgcaaaagacGATGCCTCTTCCTCTGGCATTCTGTAGAATATGCGTCCCCGACATTGGGCGCTTGAATGATTTGAAACTTGTTGTGGTGGTTTGGTTTCGACTGTAATGCATCACAGGTCTGTGAAAATGCTTCTTCAGAGGTTGGTCCAAAGTAGGCAGCATGATACGTGATGCGCTCGGCGGTTATCCATTCCAAATGGAATCCGCATCGCATTGATCGTTCATCTCATAATCTAGTACGTACCATTATGTGAGATGGAGCGATGAAGACAGGAGTAAAAAGATTATGCAGAGTTTTAAGATCTACGCAACGGAATATATTTGACAGCAG
This sequence is a window from Rhodamnia argentea isolate NSW1041297 chromosome 3, ASM2092103v1, whole genome shotgun sequence. Protein-coding genes within it:
- the LOC115746423 gene encoding monodehydroascorbate reductase, chloroplastic/mitochondrial-like, which gives rise to MSPAARFSSRKVMASVSNAVSLKPGLFLRRPESSALGLTPRRASIGLGCFRRSYVAAAFANENREFVIVGGGNAAGYAAWTFVEHGMADGRLCIVSKEAHAPYERPALTKGYLFPLDKKPARLPGFHTCVGSGGERQTAEWYKEKGIEMFYEDPVTSIDIDKQTLTTDSGKLLKYGALIIATGCTASRLPEKIGGNLTGVHYIRDVGDANSLISSWEKAKKLVVVGGGYIGMEVAAAAVAWKLDTTIIFPENHLLQRLFTPSLAQRYEEFYQDRGVKFMKGASVKHLEAGSDGRVCSVKLEDGSTIEADTIVVGIGAKPAVGPFERVGLNALAGGIQVDGQFRTKIPGIFAIGDVAAFPLKMYDRIARVEHVDHARRSAQHCAKSILSSQTHIYDYLPYFYSRVFEYEGSPRKLWWQFFGDNVGEAIEVGSFDPKIATFWVDSGKLKGVLLESGNPEEFQLLPKLARSQPTVNITKLRNASSVEEALEIVQKSLMAEAAE